In Sparus aurata chromosome 3, fSpaAur1.1, whole genome shotgun sequence, the following are encoded in one genomic region:
- the LOC115578396 gene encoding immunoglobulin superfamily DCC subclass member 3, producing MKPRIVFTCLAAFYLCLSCCVASELSFLQEPSDVIAVRERPLLLDCRVQGEEPIMVTWRKNGVPLPTSPRVRVLANGTLFIQSFQKRREGSDGDIGEYDCAAQNRYGMLVSRKAKVLLASLPKFHTHPVSMSVDEGGVARFQCEINGVPEANITWEKNRVPLNGSDNRYTLLPKGILQVTGVRQIDAGIFRCVAINTANTRFSHEAMLNITGGVPRIYKEPVILSGPQNLTITVHQTAILECIATGNPRPIVSWSRLDGRSIGVEGIQVLGTGNLMISDVSLQHSGVYVCAANRPGTRMRRTALGRLVVQAPPEFLQWPQSVSKPTGGSAVFTCVAQGVPEPHLIWLKNGKVLMPGHNVKLTNNNSTLALTRISSEDEAIYQCIAENSAGTNQASARLAVAQAKDLPATPEGLTASVLSANTLQITWTEPPADVTDGIIGYVLHIRKIGEPDSLELQEAISKGSFQHDVTNLEPATTYSLYLKAYSPMGASQQSYTVLATTLGGVPSPPTFFTKVVNSTSVQVLWELPSKAGKAEGFRLSYRRVPNAVFQGPIQLSCDINAHTITKLEPGAVYEVKLVAYNGNGESDCSKRLVSLAEEGTSDPSTGEKSMCQCRDGEASLGSIVIGIHIGTACIIFCVLFLMFGYRRSLICSKGTQDSWSVPRDNTGHNGISKEAVNQPSVEPLPQAVCPAQCQVIIEQHRSGLPGTVTG from the exons GTTGCTGTGTGGCCTCAGAGCTTTCTTTCCTGCAGGAGCCCAGTGATGTGATCGCAGTGAGGGAACGACCGCTCTTGCTGGACTGTCGGGTGCAGGGTGAGGAGCCGATCATGGTTACGTGGCGCAAAAACGGGGTGCCTTTACCCACGAGCCCGCGAGTTCGGGTGCTGGCAAATGGCACCCTTTTCATCCAGAGCTTCCAGAAACGCAGAGAGGGCAGTGACGGGGATATTGGCGAGTACGACTGTGCCGCCCAGAATCGCTATGGCATGCTGGTCAGCCGCAAGGCCAAAGTCCTGTTGGCAT CTCTTCCTAAGTTCCACACACACCCAGTGTCCATGTCTGTGGACGAGGGAGGTGTTGCTCGCTTCCAGTGTGAGATCAACGGAGTACCTGAGGCCAACATCACCTGGGAGAAAAACAGAGTACCACTCAACGGCAGCGACAACAG ATACACTCTCCTTCCCAAGGGGATTCTCCAGGTGACTGGCGTGAGGCAGATAGACGCTGGCATTTTCCGCTGTGTTGCCATCAACACTGCCAACACTCGCTTCAGCCACGAGGCCATGCTCAACATCACTG GTGGAGTTCCCAGAATCTACAAGGAGCCGGTCATCCTGTCAGGACCCCAGAACTTGACCATCACTGTCCATCAGACGGCCATCTTGGAGTGCATTGCCACAGGAAACCCGAGGCCGATTGTTTCCTGGAGCAGGCTAG aCGGACGCTCCATTGGGGTGGAGGGTATCCAGGTTCTGGGGACAGGGAACCTGATGATCTCGGATGTGTCCCTGCAGCACtctggtgtgtatgtgtgtgctgccAATCGACCCGGCACCAGAATGAGGCGCACTGCACTCGGACGACTCGTAGTACAAG ctcctccagagttccTACAGTGGCCGCAGTCTGTGTCCAAACCAACAGGGGGCAGtgctgtgttcacctgtgtggcCCAGGGTGTTCCTGAGCCACACCTTATCTGGCTGAAGAATGGCAAGGTCCTGATGCCTGGCCACAACGTCAAGCTGACCAATaacaacag CACTCTGGCTCTGACCCGTATCAGCTCAGAGGATGAGGCCATCTACCAGTGCATCGCTGAGAACAGTGCAGGCACCAACCAGGCCAGTGCCCGTCTGGCTGTGGCCCAGGCTAAAGACCTGCCCGCCACCCCAGAGGGCCTCACAGCTAGCGTGCTGTCCGCCAACACCCTGCAGATCACATGGACCGAGCCGCCTGCAGACGTCACCGATGGCATCATTGGATATGTCCTGCATATCCGCAAGATAGGAG agCCCGACAGTCTGGAGCTGCAGGAAGCTATCAGCAAAGGCTCCTTCCAACATGATGTGACCAACCTGGAGCCAGCCACCACCTACTCCCTGTACCTTAAGGCCTACTCTCCCATGGGAGCAAGCCAGCAGTCCTACACTGTGCTGGCTACAACACTAGGGGGCG TACCAAGCCCTCCCACCTTCTTCACCAAGGTAGTGAACTCCACCAGTGTGCAGGTCCTATGGGAGCTCCCCAGTAAGGCCGGCAAGGCTGAGGGCTTCAGGCTGTCCTACCGCAGGGTCCCCAATGCTGTCTTCCAGGGGCCAATCCAGCTGTCCTGTGACATCAACGCCCACACCATCACCAAGCtgg AACCGGGGGCAGTTTATGAAGTCAAACTGGTGGCCTACAATGGAAACGGGGAGAGTGACTGCTCCAAGAGACTGGTGTCACTGGCCGAAGAAGGCACGAGTGACCCAAGCACAG gAGAGAAGAGTATGTGTCAGTGCAGGGATGGAGAGGCCTCTCTGGGCAGCATCGTCATTGGCATCCATATCGGCACCGCCTGCATCATCTTCTGTGTTCTCTTCCTCATGTTTGGATACCGTCGCAG TTTGATTTGCAGTAAAGGGACTCAGGACAGCTGGTCTGTACCGAGGGACAACACTGGACATAATGGCATCTCTAAAGAAGCAGTGAACCAGCCCAGTGTGGAGCCATTGCCTCAG GCTGTCTGTCCAGCGCAGTGCCAGGTCATCATTGAGCAGCATCGGTCAGGTTTGCCTGGCACGGTCACTGGCTAA